One Moorella sp. E308F DNA segment encodes these proteins:
- a CDS encoding polysaccharide deacetylase family protein, whose translation MSQAGKFVVGHWPWVARIGRYPRAIWPVALLQLGYLVVIAALMAVVTTIGGAGWLQSGTAGPEISSPPSPEHYQMAGGDPGMSIAPVEPVAIPPPPPRPAPAAPEPQSQRGLQPLRQVPEAGRRVALTFDDGPFPRWTGRYLAVLAATRTQATFFMVGRQAEAHPELVRAALEGGHEIASHSWRHANLGKVTRAEAEADLRKAAAALEKISGRPVKYFRPPYGAMGPNLLAAAAGLGTPTVTWSVDPRDWSNPGPGAIVQHVLANVRDGGIILLHEGRPGTLVALPLLIKGLRDKGYELVTISELIARGEKTGNSTTAVESQ comes from the coding sequence ATGAGCCAGGCAGGTAAATTTGTGGTGGGGCACTGGCCCTGGGTGGCCAGGATTGGCAGGTACCCGCGGGCGATCTGGCCGGTTGCGTTGCTGCAGCTGGGGTACCTGGTGGTAATAGCTGCTTTAATGGCGGTTGTAACCACCATTGGCGGTGCCGGCTGGCTTCAGTCTGGAACTGCCGGGCCGGAGATAAGCTCCCCGCCTTCTCCAGAACATTACCAGATGGCCGGTGGCGATCCGGGAATGTCTATCGCCCCTGTTGAACCCGTGGCTATACCGCCACCCCCACCCCGGCCGGCGCCGGCCGCCCCGGAGCCGCAGTCCCAACGCGGGCTCCAGCCTCTGCGCCAGGTACCGGAGGCCGGCCGCCGGGTGGCCCTGACCTTTGACGACGGCCCTTTTCCCCGGTGGACAGGACGTTATTTAGCCGTACTGGCAGCTACCAGAACCCAGGCCACTTTCTTTATGGTCGGGCGACAGGCTGAAGCCCACCCGGAGCTGGTCAGGGCAGCCCTGGAAGGCGGCCACGAAATAGCCAGCCACTCCTGGCGTCATGCCAACCTGGGAAAGGTGACCCGGGCTGAAGCTGAGGCCGACCTCCGCAAGGCGGCTGCCGCCCTGGAGAAAATAAGCGGCCGGCCGGTAAAATATTTCCGTCCCCCTTATGGCGCCATGGGACCCAATTTGCTGGCTGCAGCAGCCGGGCTGGGCACCCCAACAGTTACCTGGAGCGTAGATCCCCGTGACTGGTCCAATCCCGGCCCCGGGGCCATCGTCCAGCACGTCCTGGCTAATGTCCGGGATGGAGGCATTATCCTCCTTCATGAAGGCCGTCCCGGCACCTTGGTGGCCCTGCCGCTCCTGATTAAGGGGTTACGGGATAAAGGCTATGAACTGGTAACCATATCCGAGCTGATAGCCCGGGGCGAAAAAACCGGTAATAGTACTACTGCCGTGGAAAGCCAATAG